A genomic window from Sulfurospirillum diekertiae includes:
- a CDS encoding gamma-glutamylcyclotransferase family protein codes for MAHLFTYGSLMFEDVWNRLIKGNYLSQQASLAGYARRSVKGDEYPVIFKANELVEGVVYYDINEEDMAILDAFEGEYYQRTEVELLVKNEPIQACVYVLKEKHFDIIDPKPWSEALFATEGIKRFLAHYKGFA; via the coding sequence ATGGCACATCTTTTCACTTATGGATCACTTATGTTTGAAGACGTCTGGAATAGACTGATCAAAGGAAATTATCTCTCACAACAAGCAAGCTTGGCAGGCTATGCAAGACGTTCCGTCAAAGGAGATGAATACCCCGTTATTTTTAAAGCCAATGAACTGGTAGAAGGAGTCGTTTATTACGATATCAATGAAGAAGATATGGCTATTTTGGATGCCTTTGAGGGTGAATATTATCAACGTACGGAAGTAGAACTTCTGGTAAAAAATGAGCCCATCCAAGCTTGTGTGTATGTTTTAAAAGAGAAGCACTTTGATATTATCGACCCTAAGCCTTGGAGTGAAGCACTTTTTGCAACCGAGGGTATCAAACGC